A single genomic interval of Archocentrus centrarchus isolate MPI-CPG fArcCen1 unplaced genomic scaffold, fArcCen1 scaffold_57_ctg1, whole genome shotgun sequence harbors:
- the LOC115777563 gene encoding uncharacterized protein LOC115777563 — protein sequence MRGMNEGADTDWYYKLNKDGREFVRYNKHKYYRLKFTSTGYSGKYQCSDNWTQIFSGETITLTCEVQEGGEPTEWYYGWRVPRQTTQWTQSIYWTFRVFESSSGDYMCKSRRRDDSYSSTEWSEAFTLSVTSQPKAQLRADNTAVPVGGSVTLTCSVNPSSSSSSSGWKYYWYRDEKHSEPLTTQDAHKILSNGQIRVSQEGLYRCRGGRGDPVYYTEYSQSIRIGKTVSNKAVVTLHPNWTEIYRGETITVRCEIHGGDTEWDYEWETNRYTKPPNQNEYRIRSASSSNSGNYRCKGRMKSSQNKTTEWSDSVTLTVSDSK from the exons ATGCGTGGCATGAATGAAGGAGCAGACACTGACTGGTATTACAAACTCAACAAGGATGGTCGAGAATTTGTCCgctacaacaaacacaaatactacAGATTAAAATTCACATCTACAGGTTACAGTGGGAAATATCAGTGTTCTG acaactggACTCAGATATTCAGCGGTGAGACGATCACTCTGACATGTGAGGTGCAGGAAGGAGGTGAACCCACTGAGTGGTATTATGGATGGAGAGTACCCAGGCAAACCACACAGTGGACACAGAGTATTTACTGGACATTCAGAGTTTTTGAGTCCAGCAGTGGAGACTACATGTGTAAGAGTCGACGCAGAGATGACTCATATTCTTCAACAGAGTGGAGTGAAGCCTTCACACTGTCAGTAACAA GTCAACCAAAGGCCCAACTGAGAGCTGATAACACAGCTGTtccagtagggggcagtgtgactctgacctgctctgtgaacccatcatcatcatcatcatcatctggatGGAAATACTACTGGTACAGAGATGAGAAACACTCTGAACCTCTGACCACACAAGATGCACACAAGATCCTCTCAAATGGACAAATCAGAGTCTCACAGGAAGGACTCTAcaggtgcagaggaggaagaggagacccagttTACTACACAGAGTACAGTCAGTCAATTAGGATTGGGAAAACTG TGTCAAACAAAGCTGTTGTGACTCTGCATCCAAACTGGACTGAGATATACAGAGGAGAGACGATCACTGTCAGATGTGAGATCCATGGAGGAGACACTGAGTGGGATTATGAATGGGAAACAAACAGATACACAAAACCTCCAAATCAAAATGAATACAGGATTAGATCTGCTTCATCATCCAACAGTGGAAACTACCGCTGTAAGGGCCGAATGAAAAGTTCACAGAATAAAACAACAGAGTGGAGTGattcagtcacactgacagTTTCTGACAGTAAGTAG